One Pseudodesulfovibrio cashew DNA window includes the following coding sequences:
- the pbpC gene encoding penicillin-binding protein 1C, giving the protein MKRLSSLGLGLASGLMAALLVFMALNALFPFPEERLYPPSGMRVLDRNGTELRRFPASDTMWRFPVTLDRVSPQLIEALIESEDRWFYVHPGVNPLAVLRAAWGNLLAGRVVSGASTIPMQIARMTEPSERTLAAKLAEAFRALQLSLTHSKKELLGIYLNTAPFGGNIVGVDAASRLYFGRPPDRLSLGECALLAVLPRSPNRYDPARHPEAAMRVRDRVLKQLAERGAVDAEEARRAMRQPMVAHRRPSPMLAPHFTLLARQRLGAETELRTSLDLAAQHTVEHLLARHIARVRQQGISNGAVVVLDRRTRQVLAMAGSADFFDDQRQGQVNNGLAPRSPGSALKPFLYALAFDKGLAIPESRLLDVPTDYAGYAPENYSGTFSGQVTASEALARSLNVPAVRLLARTGLKEFHALLRTGGLETVDRPAASYGLPLVLGACEVRLVDLVNLYATLAQGGTHRPWRITPGEQKTGTPLFSTEAARSVADILTTVTRPDMPESWRLTRDRPAAAWKTGTSFGHRDAWAVGFGPTLAVGVWVGNPDGTPVKGISGATHAGPLFFDILHALESPSRDLRLPDAPDLRKVRLCAFSRMPAGPDCPETITAMAGPKMILPRCTAHKRYMADRKTGLRLQGSCLALRPAVSRVAATVPPELAAWLKAQGKPVPALPALSPACTDVPEGSGPNILSPSARTPYVMRHDAPARFQQIALRAETADPDQPLWWYVDGDFAGSAKPGAPLFLPMVPGEHAASVTDSQGRTNSVRFTVIE; this is encoded by the coding sequence GTGAAGCGGCTTTCAAGCTTGGGGCTCGGGCTTGCATCGGGCCTCATGGCCGCGCTGCTGGTCTTCATGGCCTTGAACGCGCTCTTCCCGTTCCCGGAGGAGCGGCTTTACCCGCCGTCCGGCATGCGGGTGCTGGACCGCAATGGCACGGAGCTGCGCCGCTTTCCGGCGTCCGATACCATGTGGCGCTTTCCGGTCACTCTGGACCGGGTCTCGCCGCAACTGATCGAGGCCCTGATCGAGTCCGAGGACCGGTGGTTTTACGTCCATCCGGGCGTGAACCCCCTGGCCGTGCTCCGCGCCGCCTGGGGCAATCTCCTGGCCGGGCGCGTGGTCTCCGGGGCGTCGACCATCCCCATGCAGATCGCCCGAATGACCGAACCCAGCGAGCGAACTCTCGCTGCCAAGCTGGCCGAGGCCTTCCGCGCCCTGCAACTGAGCCTGACCCACTCCAAGAAGGAGCTGCTCGGAATCTACCTGAACACCGCGCCCTTCGGCGGCAACATCGTGGGCGTGGACGCGGCCTCGCGCCTCTACTTTGGCAGGCCGCCGGACCGCCTCTCCCTGGGTGAATGCGCCCTGCTGGCCGTGCTGCCGCGCTCGCCCAACCGGTATGACCCGGCCCGCCACCCCGAGGCGGCCATGCGCGTGAGAGACCGCGTCCTCAAGCAACTGGCTGAACGCGGCGCGGTGGATGCGGAGGAAGCCCGCCGGGCCATGCGCCAGCCCATGGTGGCCCACCGCCGCCCCTCGCCCATGCTCGCCCCCCACTTCACCCTGCTGGCGAGGCAGCGTCTGGGCGCGGAGACGGAGCTGCGGACCTCGCTGGACCTCGCAGCCCAACACACCGTGGAGCACCTGCTGGCCCGGCATATTGCCCGCGTAAGGCAGCAGGGCATTTCCAACGGGGCGGTCGTGGTCCTCGACAGGCGCACGCGCCAGGTGCTGGCCATGGCCGGGTCCGCCGACTTCTTCGACGACCAGCGCCAGGGGCAGGTCAACAACGGGCTGGCCCCGCGCTCGCCGGGTTCGGCCCTCAAGCCGTTTCTCTACGCCCTGGCCTTTGACAAGGGACTGGCCATCCCCGAGTCCCGGCTGCTCGACGTCCCCACGGACTACGCGGGCTACGCGCCGGAGAATTACTCAGGAACCTTTTCCGGCCAGGTCACCGCGTCCGAGGCCCTGGCCCGCTCCCTCAACGTCCCGGCGGTGCGCCTGTTGGCCCGCACCGGGCTCAAGGAGTTTCACGCCCTGCTCCGAACCGGCGGACTGGAGACCGTGGACCGCCCGGCGGCCAGCTACGGCCTGCCCCTGGTCCTCGGCGCATGCGAAGTCCGGCTCGTGGACCTGGTGAACCTGTACGCCACCCTGGCCCAGGGCGGGACCCACCGCCCCTGGCGCATCACCCCCGGTGAGCAGAAAACGGGCACGCCGTTGTTCTCGACCGAGGCCGCACGCTCCGTTGCCGACATCCTGACCACCGTGACCCGGCCGGACATGCCTGAGTCCTGGCGGCTGACACGGGACAGGCCCGCAGCGGCGTGGAAGACGGGCACCTCCTTCGGCCATCGCGACGCCTGGGCCGTGGGCTTCGGCCCCACCCTGGCCGTAGGCGTATGGGTGGGCAACCCGGACGGTACGCCGGTCAAGGGTATTTCTGGCGCAACCCACGCCGGCCCACTCTTTTTTGATATCTTGCACGCTCTGGAGTCCCCCTCGCGCGACCTGCGCCTGCCGGATGCGCCCGACCTGCGAAAGGTCCGGCTGTGCGCCTTCAGCCGCATGCCCGCCGGGCCGGACTGCCCGGAGACGATCACGGCCATGGCCGGACCGAAAATGATCCTGCCACGCTGCACCGCCCACAAGCGATACATGGCTGACCGGAAGACCGGCCTTAGGCTCCAGGGGAGCTGCCTGGCCCTCAGGCCCGCCGTATCCCGCGTGGCAGCAACCGTGCCCCCGGAGCTGGCCGCCTGGCTCAAGGCGCAGGGAAAGCCGGTCCCGGCCCTGCCCGCGCTCAGCCCGGCCTGCACCGACGTGCCCGAGGGGAGCGGCCCGAACATCCTCTCACCCTCGGCCAGGACACCCTACGTAATGCGCCACGACGCCCCGGCCCGCTTCCAGCAGATCGCCCTGCGCGCCGAGACTGCCGACCCGGACCAGCCTTTATGGTGGTATGTGGACGGCGATTTTGCGGGCAGCGCAAAGCCCGGCGCGCCGCTCTTCCTGCCCATGGTGCCGGGCGAGCACGCCGCATCCGTCACGGACAGCCAGGGCCGGACGAACTCGGTCCGGTTCACGGTAATTGAATAA